CCGGATGCCTGCTCAACGCCCATGCGGCCCCGAGTCCGGCGACACCGCCGCCGACGATTGCGATTTTCTGGGGCACCTGCTCCTCCTCGAGATACTGAGCTGATGGGCTACATTTTTGAACCCGGCATTTTACAGCAAATCGCGAGAGACGCTCTTTCGAAAAACCCGGCGATGGAAGACCTCGTTCCTTCAATTGTCGCGGAACTCTACAAACGCTATCCGGGCCACATCAATACGACTCCCGAGTGGGTTTTCAACAATGCCGGCGGCGCGATGGGCGCCATGTACATCCTGCACGCGTCGATATCGGAATACGTCATGATTTTCGGCACTCCTCTGGGTACCGAAGGGCATACAGGACGGTTCGCGGCGGATGATTACTTCATTATCCTGAACGGCGAGCAGTGGGCGTTTGAGCCGGGCCAGTTCGCGCCTGAAATCTACCGGCCTGGCGACATGCACCATTTGCGCAGACGCCAGGCGAAACAATACAGGATGGCGGGAGGGTGTTGGGCGTTAGAATATGCCCGCGGTGTTATACCGGCGATGCTGCCGTTCGGAGTCGCGGATACATTTACCAGCACGTTAGACTTCAGAACCCTCATTCGTACCTTGTGGTTATATGCGACGAGCGCAGTTCGCGAATTGCTGCACGGAAAGATCTGAAATCACGCAACGGCGATGACGACGTTAATTACAGGAGCAAGCGGTCATCTCGGCGCCAATCTCGTCCGCAGGCTGCTCAATGACGGGCAAACGGTCCGCGCGCTCGTCCGCCGGGGCAGCAACAACGCGGCCTTGGACGGTTTGAATGTCGAACGGATCTATGGCGATCTTCGCGAGCCCGTGCCTGTCGCCGCGGCGGTCCGCGGATGCCGTCAGATTCACCATTGCGCGGCCTTGCTCTCGACGACCACAGGCCGCGAGCGGGAAATCTTCGACTGCAATGTGATCGGCACGCGCAACCTGTTGCGGGCCGCGCTCGATGCCGGAGTATCCCGTGTCGTTGTTTCAGGCTCGTTAAGTGCCGTTGGTCATGTGGATGGCCGGCCGAGCGACGAGACTGTGCCTTTCTATCCGTTCGAGAAACTGCCGCCGTATTCGCACACGAAAGCGGGCGTGGAACACGAATGCCTCAAAGCCGCAGCCGATGGCCTGGACGTGGTCATCGCGACGTCCTGTGCGATCATCGGTCCCAATGATTTCAAGCCCTCGCGCATGGGAAAGACCCTGGTGGATTTTTCCCTCGGCAAGTTGCGCGCATACATTCCGGGCGGTTTTACCTTTGTTTCCGCAGCCGACATGGTCGAAGGGCATATGCTCTGCATGGAAAAAGGCCGCAGGGGTCAGAAGTATATTTTCAGCACAGAGTTTCTGACTGTCGACGAACTGATGGCGATTTTCGAACAGGTCACCGGCCACAGGCGCCCGCGGTTCCGGCTGCCCGCGCCGCTCATGGCCGGCATCGCAGAGGTTTCGAGCTTCGTGCTGACGAATTTCTTTCCCGGCAGGGCGCAGCGCTTTACACCGGCGGCCGTGCGATTCCTGCGAATGCAGCGGAAGGCCGACTCGAGCAAGGCGATGCAGGAACTCGGCTACCGTCCGACCTCCATCGCCCAGGCGGTCCGTGAAGCCCACGAATGCTTCGTCCGGCGCGGTGTCATACCGGCTCCGGCGCGCGTGCTGGTTTCACGGCCCCGGGAGTTGTAGCTGTGACGACTGCAACGGAAGCCAGGAAGCTTCCGCCTGAACTCCGTGGCGGACTGCCGTTTTTCGGTCACGCCATGGAGTTTCATCGCGATCCCGCCGGCCTCCTGCGGCGCGGCCGCGACCGGTTTGGTGAAATTTTCTCCTTTCTGCTGGCAGGCAAGCTTGTCACCGTACTCACAGGGCCCGAGGCGAACGAGGCTTTCTTTCATGCGCCGGATGATCAGTTGAGCGCGAAAGAAGCCTACCAGTTCACGGTGCCGATCTTCGGTAAAGGCATCGCCTACGACGTCAGTCCCGATGTGATGAGCGAGCAGTTGGGCCTGCTCTTTCCCGCCTTGCGCGATCAGCGGTTGCAGACCTACGCCCGGTTCATGGCGGAAGAAGCGGATGCGTACTTTGACAACTGGGGCGAGCAGGGAGAAGCCGATCTCCTCGTAGCCATGAATGAGTTGACAACGTTCATTGCGAGCCGCTGTCTGATCGGTCATGAATTCCGTCAGAATCTTTCGACGGAATTTGCTCATCTGTATCACGATCTGGAGGGCGGCCTGAACCTCGTTGCATTCTTCAAACCGGACATGCCGCTGCCTTCATTCAAGCGCCGCGATCAAGCTCGCGTCCGCATGGCCGAGCTGATTTCGCAGATCATCGCCACCCGCCGCAGCACCGGTGTGGAAGGCGAGGATTTTCTGCAGACCTTGATGACGGCGCGTTATTCCGACGGCAGGGCGCTGACCGACGACGAAATTACCGGACTCCTGCTGACCGTGATTTTTGCCGGGCAGCATACCAGCGCCGTCCTGGCGACCTGGACTGGAGTTCTGCTTCTTCAGCACCGCCAGTATCTGCCGGGCATTCTTAAGGAACAACAGGAAGTCCTGAACGGCAGCCGGAATATGACGCTCGACGCGTTGAGGCGGCTCAGCGCTCTGGAACGCGCCATCAAGGAAGCGGAACGGCTGCGGCCGCCCTTGATTATGCTGATGCGGAAAATCGTGCGTGACTTCACGTACCGCGGCTGCCGTGTCCCCGCAGGCGGGTTGCTGATG
The genomic region above belongs to Terriglobia bacterium and contains:
- a CDS encoding ERG2 family protein codes for the protein MGYIFEPGILQQIARDALSKNPAMEDLVPSIVAELYKRYPGHINTTPEWVFNNAGGAMGAMYILHASISEYVMIFGTPLGTEGHTGRFAADDYFIILNGEQWAFEPGQFAPEIYRPGDMHHLRRRQAKQYRMAGGCWALEYARGVIPAMLPFGVADTFTSTLDFRTLIRTLWLYATSAVRELLHGKI
- a CDS encoding NAD-dependent epimerase/dehydratase family protein; the encoded protein is MTTLITGASGHLGANLVRRLLNDGQTVRALVRRGSNNAALDGLNVERIYGDLREPVPVAAAVRGCRQIHHCAALLSTTTGREREIFDCNVIGTRNLLRAALDAGVSRVVVSGSLSAVGHVDGRPSDETVPFYPFEKLPPYSHTKAGVEHECLKAAADGLDVVIATSCAIIGPNDFKPSRMGKTLVDFSLGKLRAYIPGGFTFVSAADMVEGHMLCMEKGRRGQKYIFSTEFLTVDELMAIFEQVTGHRRPRFRLPAPLMAGIAEVSSFVLTNFFPGRAQRFTPAAVRFLRMQRKADSSKAMQELGYRPTSIAQAVREAHECFVRRGVIPAPARVLVSRPREL
- a CDS encoding cytochrome P450 gives rise to the protein MTTATEARKLPPELRGGLPFFGHAMEFHRDPAGLLRRGRDRFGEIFSFLLAGKLVTVLTGPEANEAFFHAPDDQLSAKEAYQFTVPIFGKGIAYDVSPDVMSEQLGLLFPALRDQRLQTYARFMAEEADAYFDNWGEQGEADLLVAMNELTTFIASRCLIGHEFRQNLSTEFAHLYHDLEGGLNLVAFFKPDMPLPSFKRRDQARVRMAELISQIIATRRSTGVEGEDFLQTLMTARYSDGRALTDDEITGLLLTVIFAGQHTSAVLATWTGVLLLQHRQYLPGILKEQQEVLNGSRNMTLDALRRLSALERAIKEAERLRPPLIMLMRKIVRDFTYRGCRVPAGGLLMVSPAVSHRLPEVFQNPDAYDPGRFAPGREEDRKSSYTLIGFGGGRHRCIGLTFAQQQVKVIWSVILQHFDVELVKLQHEPDYSTFVIGPRPPCLIRYRRKA